The region CCGGAGGTCGAGATCAACGACTACCAGCGCGCCAAGACGGCGGCCTTGTTCGCGGCCGCCACCATGGCCGGCGCGGCCGCCGCGGGCGGCGTGGCGGCCGATTGGCGGATCCTGGGCGAGCGCCTGGGCGAGGCTTATCAGGTGGCCGACGACTTGCGCGATGTGGCCTCGGATCCCGAGACCCTGGGCAAGCCGGTGGGCCAGGACGCGGCGCTCGGGCGTCCCAACGCCGTGGCCCAGTTCGGGGTTGCCGGCGCCGTGGGCCGCCTCAAGGGCCTGATCGACGAAGCCGTGACCAGCATTCCCGACTGCGCCGGGGCCCAGGCGCTGCGGGCCCTGATCCGCAAAGAGTCCGAGAGCTTCCTGCCGCAGGCCCTGGCCTCCTACGCGGCCTGACATCCCGAGGGGTCTGGGGAGGCCAGCCTCCCCAGCCTTTCCTGCCCCAAGGGTTGGGAGGGAACGGCCCATGCGCCTCTCTGACGCCTTCCTCACGTGGCGCGACCGCGTGTTGTCCTCCCCCGGCTTTCAGCGCTGGGCGGCTTCCTTCCCCCTGACCCGCCCCTTGGCCCGCTCCCAGGAGCGCCGGCTGTTCGATCTGGTGGCGGGCTTTGTCCACTCCCAGGTGTTGAGCGCCTGTGTCCAGCTTGACCTCTTCTCCCGCCTGACCCAGCCCCAGACCCCCGACGCCCTGGCCCAAGCCCTGACCTTGCCGCCCGACGCCTTGACCCGTCTGTTGGACGCGGCGATCGCCTTGGGTCTGTTGGAGACGCGCGCCGAGGGGCGGGTCGGCCTGGGGATGCTGGGGGCGGCCCTGCTGGGCAATCCCGGGGCCGTGGCCATGATCGAGCATCACGCCTTGCTCTATCGCGATCTTGCCGATCCGGTGGCCCTGCTGCGCGGCCCGCCGCCGGGAGGGACCGCGTTGGCGCGCTACTGGGCTTATGGCACCCAGGAGGCCGGGGAGGTGGCCGCCTATTCCACCTTGATGGCGGCCTCCAACAGTCTGGTCAGCGCCGATATTCTCGATGCGTGGCCCTTGGCCGGCACGCGGCGCCTGCTCGATATCGGGGGCGGGGAGGGGGTGTTCTTGGAGGCGGCCCTGCGCCGCGCCCCGGCCCTGGAGGGGATGTTGTTTGATCTGCCCGCCGTGGCCGCGCGCGCCGAGGAAACTTGAGAGGAGCTGTCCCTAGTACGAGAGGACCGGGATGGACATCCCTCTGGTGTACCAGTTGTCACGCCCGTGGCATCGCTGGGTAGCTAAGGATGGACAGGATAACCGCTGAAAGCATCTAAGCGGGAAGCCTCCCTCGAAACCAGGTTTCCCTATCAGGACCGTGGTAGACCACCACGTTGATAGGCCGGGTGTGGAAGCGCAGTAATGCGTGAAGCTAACCGGTACTAATCGTCCGATCGGCTTGATAAACGCGCAGCGGCCAGGCCGGCCCTAGCGCTTGTAAATTCCCATAACGACATCACAGACGGCTTCGATGGCTTGGTGGTCATGGCGAACAGGAAACACCCGATCCCATCCCGAACTCGGCCGTGAAACTGTTCAGCGCCAATGGTACTGCGTCTTAAGGCGTGGGAGAGTCGGTCGCCGCCAGGCCTTCAAAGCCGTCTGTCAAAGAAACCCTCTTAAGAAAGCCCGCTCCGGTGATTCCGGGGCGGGTTTTTTCGTTTGCGCAAAATTAAGGCTGGGGAGGCGAGCCTCCCCGGCCTTCCTTTCATCTCAGCCCCTCCAGGCGAACAAAGGCCGCAGCGCAGGCTTGACCCAGTGGGCTCTGGAGTTCTCCGGCCTCTTCCAAAAAGCGGTGCATCCGCCGCCAGAAATCAAGAGCCGCCGCCACGTCCCCCCGGCTTTCCTCCAGCCCCGCGAGGTCCTGGGCAAGGTGAGCCGCCGCCAAGGGGTTTCCAAGGCCCTCTTGCAGCACCAGGGCCTCGCGCAGAAGATCCGCAGCAGCATGCCACTCGCCCCGGTGCAAGGCCACGCCCCCCAGGCGTCCCAGGAGTCGAGCCTCCTCCGGGCGATCCCCCAGCGCGGTCATCAGCGACAGGGCGTAGCGCCAATAGGTCTCGGCTCCCTCAGGATCACCAACCCGCGTATGCAAAACCGCCAGCAGGTCACACACCGCCGCCACACCGGCTCGGTCACCCTGCCCTTCATAAAGGTCGAGCGCCGTCAGAAAATGGCCATGGGCGCCCTCCACATCGCTCTCCACCGTCATTTGACGCCCAAGCAGGGCGTGGGCACGGGCCAGAGACCCCGGGGCAGATAACCCTGCGGCGGTTCCCAGGGCCTGGGAGAGCAACGCTATCGTTCCCTCGGTTCGGGCTTCGTGCATGGCCTGGGCACAAAGGTCCAAGGCACGGTCCAGGGCTTCCCGCGCCAGCATCTCCTCCTGCCCCGCCGCCATCCCCTGCGCATAGGTCAGCCACGTTGAGGCATCGGCGTGGGGCGGCGGCGAAGGGGGCAAGGGCGGCGCTTGGGGCGCGAGAGAAACGGGCGCGGACGGGCCAACAGGCCTGAGGGGGCCAACCGGATGGGCCGGCTCTTTGGAAGCGGAAGGAGGCTTGGGGCGGCGTCGGCTCAACACCAGACCAACGCCACCACCGGCGACGGCACCAATCACGATCAACCAGGGGCCCAGGCTGTCCAGCACAGCAATCCCTTTACAAGAACGGCGCCCCCGCCCAACGCCGGAACCAGGGGGGCGACGGCAAAAGAAACTCAAAGAGGCCGGGCGTAAGACCCCAGTTCGGCCACCACCGCCTCGTACAAGGCGCGTTTAAACGGCACAATGCGTTCCACCAAACTCGCGACCGGCACCCAGGCCCAAGCGCGAAATTCGGGATGAGCCGTCTCCAGGCAGATGTCCGCGTCCACCCCGGTGAAGCGCATGGCATACCATTTTTGAGTTTGGCCCTTATAGCGCCCGCGCCACAGGCCGCCTTGCAGGGGAGTCGGCAGGTCATATGTCAGCCAATCCCGGGTTTCCCCCATGATGGTGGCCTTGTTGGTGCCGATTTCTTCTTCCAGTTCGCGCAGAGCGGCTTGCTCGGGGCTTTCTCCGGCGTCGATGCCCCCTTGGGGCATTTGCCAAGCCTCGCCCTTGACGTCGATGCGCTGGGCCGCGAACACTTGCCCCTGGGCGTTGATCAGCATGATCCCCACCCCCCGGCGATAGGCAGGATCAGGAGTCGGCTGCGGTTCAATCATCGGGAGGCTCCGTTATCGGGGGTCAGCACCAGGGCCGATACCGGGGCCAGGGCAAATCCCCGGGCGTCCAGGCCGGCCAACCAGCGCGTCGCCCGGTACAGGGCCAGGGGCGAGGCGCTGAGGGTGCCAATGGCAAAGCCCTGCGCCCGCGCCGTGTCTTCCAGGCCGGCCAGACGCTCGTCAATGGCTCGCTGAAAGGCCGGGTTGTCCAGGACCGTGGTTGCGATGTTGACCGGAGGCGCCACATCGGCGTTGGCGTTGACCGCCCTGGGGGCGCCTCGATGAACATAGAGCAGGCCCCGGGCCTTGAGGCTTTCCAGCAAGGGCCGCAGCGCCGTTGGTGTGTCGGTGTATCGTCCGGCATGAGTGGCCAGCACCCCGACATAGCCGCCAGCACTGGCCAGCGCGCTTTCCAGGCGCTTGCGGTTTTCCAACTCGGAGACGGCGGTGATCAGGCCCAGGGCCCCGGGGTCCATGGTCGGGAACCCAACGGGCTCGGTCGGGACTTCCAGCAACGTTTCGTGGCCCATCTGTCGGGCCCGGCCCATCCACATGGGGAGGTTGCTGGCATAGGGCGAAAACGCCAGCGTGACATCTGGCGGCATCTGGGCGATCGCCGCCTGGGTCGCCGAGGTGCGCATGCCAAGGCCGGTCACGATCAACGCAATGCGCGGCGCCGACGCGTTGCCGGTAAAGGGCCGCGCGTAGGTTCGCCAGGGCACGCGACCATCCTGGGCAATCACCGGCAGCAGCCCATGGTCAGAGGCTTTCTAGCAAATCGCTGAGGGGGGCATCAGGCAGAGGCTTGGCTCCGAAGGATCCCGGCGCCGGGAGATCGGCAAACGTCGGCATGCGCCTCCGTTTATTTGTCAAAGCACCCGACCGCGSCCAGGAAAGGACGCCAGTGTTTGCGGTAACACCAGATCATCAAAGGAAGGAGTCGCGGCGGCCGCGTACAGGGGGGTGGTGGCGCTCTCGCGTCCCGGCGCCGGGGTGTCTGGCGGGCTATGGGCCTGGGTGGCCGGGTCAGCCGCCGCGTCCAGGGGCACGCGCTGGCCCGAGGGCGTGAGGCCGCCCTGGCCATCGGGGCCGGAACTGATCAGGACCAGCAAGGCTCGCGCCGTCTCGGGCGGTGTCACGCTGGGGTCGCGGCCCAAAACCAGGAGGCCGCCGCGTTGGGTCGCCGCCGTTGGCACCGCGCACGGTAACGGGGTGGTGATCTGGGCAGCATTGACGGCGTAGAGCAACCGGCGTCCCCAGCCATCCCCGCCGTCTTCCGGCATCAGCCCCAAGGTGCGCCATGGCAAGGCCCCGAAGACGTAGCGACCCGCCGCGTTGGTGCTGTCCGGGCAGGGGGCTGCCACGCCGCTGGGGTCAGTGGCCGCCGCCGGGCAGGGGAGGGTCCGCAGCGCCAAGTAATAGCCCTTGAGCGCCAGATCGGCCCGCGCCAGCCGTTCCTCGGTCACATGACGGCGCCGCTCCTCCAAGATTCCCGGGGCCAACCGCAGCCCCCCCGCCAGAATCAAGCCAAACAGACCCAGGGCGAGGGCCACATCCAGCAACACCGTGCCGGCCCGCTCCCCCGGTGTCTTCAAGAAAGGAGGGGTCTGGACAGGCTTCGCCTCCCCAGCCTTCCTTTTTTTCCTGCGCCTCTCACAACGCTTACTGACACTCCAGCCGGGCAATGCGCCCCCTAGCGTCCAGAAACACACTAAGCCGGGCCGGGTCGCGCGGATCGCTGAGAATGCTGCCATCGGGAATGATCCGATGCGGCAGCGGCAGGTCCGACACCCGCAAGGTCGGCCCTACCGGCGCCGACGCGGTGCTGCCAATCAACAAGGCGCCAACGCGATCTTGAAAGCCGGGTCTCCGTCCGCTGTGACATTGGCGGGCATGGCGACGATCTTGGAATATCGGCGGCGAAGGCATGCACTTTCTATATCTCATTCTATCCTGAGATCCCGGGAGACAAACGTCCGGTTCTGGGCGTCGAGATCGGACGGGGCATCGCCGAAACACTTTGCCTCAACCGCCGGCACCCCTTCCAGGCACTTGTTGGTCGAGAACACCAAGGCGTCGAAAGGCACGCGCGCCGGGTCCAGGGGCAGAACGCCAAACGCGCTCATGGCATCAATGATCAGGCGCACGCCGGCTTGGGCGAGAACCGCAGCCACGTCCTCCACCGGATTGAGCAGGCCGGTCGAGGTTTCCACCTGGACCACGGCGGCGTGGGTGAAGGGGCCCTCGGTCGCCACAGCGCGGGCCACCGCCTCGGGGGTGACCGGCTGGGTCTCGTCCACCGCCAGCACGGCATGGGGCAGGCCGGCGCGGGTGCAGATGTCCACCATGCGTCGGCCATAGGCGCCATTGACCAGGATCAGGATCCGGCCCGTGCGACCGACCAAGGTCAGAAGGGCCGCCTCCACCGCGGTGGTGCCGCTGCCTTGGACCGGCACGACCGTATGGGCCTCCCCCGCCCCCGCGATACGATGCAGCCGGGCGCGGATCTCGGCCGTAAGGGCGCGGAAGTCCCCATCCCAGGATCCCCAGTCGTGCAGCATCGCTTGCTTGACCGTGTCGGTGGTGCTGAGGGGGCCGGGGGTGAGCAGCCAGGCAAAGGGCGGGGCAGACATGTGGGGGCTCCGGGCAAGGGGAAGAAGGGGGGAGACGGGGAGGGGGAGACGGGGAGGGGAGAGGGGGAGGGGAGGGGCGGGGAGGGGCGGGGAGCGAGGAGGGGGCGGCCCCCCGCAGAACGACAAGTCTTAGGAGGGCCGCTCTCCAGCTGCGAGGCGGGCTTCGATCGAGGTGATCACTGGGAGAAGGTCGGCCGCGGAAGGAATGACAAAATGGGCGCCAGCGGTGCGCAAGGTCGCCTCGGCCCGGGCGCGGCGCTGGGCTCGCTCGGCGGCGGGCAGGGCGGCCAGGGCGGCGGCGTCCAGGCCGATTTCGTTGCCGGTCTCGCTGACGCCCACGGTCCAGGTGCCGGCGTTGCGGCCTTCAAGCATATCCACGGCGGTGTCGCCGACCTTGACCACCGCCGCCGGCGGGACATCGCCCAAGCTGCTCATCAGCCAGAGCATCAGGGCCGGTCCCGGGCGCCCCGTGGGCAGATCACCGGCACAGGCCATGGCGTCGGGCACGACCCCCTGGCGGGCCGCGCTCGCTAGGCAGGGCTCCAGGACGGCCCGGGTGTAGCCGGTGGTGGTGCCGATCGCGATGCCCTGGTGCCGCAGCGCCGCGATCACCGGCGCCACCCCGGCGATCACCTCGGCATAGTCGGCAACGACCCGGGTTTGCAGCGGCAGGAACTGCTCATACAAGCGCTGGGCGTCGTGGTCATCGAAAGCCCGGCCGTGGACCGCAGGCCAGCGCGTCTCCAGCAAGGCGCCGATCGCCTTGATGTGGTCAAGCTTGGGCAGGCCCATGGGGGCGCGGGCCTCGGCCTCGCTCAGGGGCACCCCGGCCTCGGCGAACACCTGCTGGAAGATCGCCGCGGGGGCGCGGCTGCCGTGGTCGATGATCGTGCCCGCCCAGTCGAAAACCACCAGGCGGATCAAGGAGGGGGGGAGCGCTGTCACGGAGGGATCCTCATTTCTTGGAGTCGGCGTTTTCTTGGGGCTCGTGCCAGAGAAGCAGGCTCCGTATCCTGGGTCCAATCAGGGTTTTAAGGGGTCCCATAGGTCCATGCCGATCAATACCGCGCAGCTCCGGGCCTTCCACATGGTAGCGACCGAAGGCTCTTTTACCAAGGCGGCCAAGGCCTTGAATGTCACCCAGCCCACGGTGTCGGGGCAGGTCAGTGCGCTTGAGGAAAGGGCCGGGGTGCGGCTGTTCGAGCGAAAGGGCCGGGGCGTGCGCCTGACCGGCCTGGGAGAGCAGCTTGTCTTGGTCACGACCCGCTTGTTTGCCCTTCAAGACGAAGCCGAGGCGTTGTTGAGTCAAGGCATGGCCCTGGACGGCGGCCGTTTGGGGGTGGGGGCCGACAGCCCCTTTGTCGTGATGCCCCTGCTCTCGCGCCTGCGGCGGCGCCATCCGGGCATCACCTTTGACCTGACCTTGGGGAACTCGGCCGAGGTGCTGCAAAATCTTTACGACTATCGGACGGATGTGGGCCTCCTGGCCGACCTGCAGGGCGATCCCCGGCTAGTCGCCCACCCGCTGCACAGCCCCCGGGTCATGGCCTTGGTGCCGCGCGATCACTGGATCACAGGGCAAGTCCTCAAAGAAAAAATAATTTTTAGGGACGTCGGAATCGCTGCCCTAATTATCAGTTTTTTCGCGCTCGTTCCGCCCCTCGTTTTTATGACGATTGTTGACAGAATATTAGTTCACCAGCGTCTGTCTACACTTCATATCCTGACGACCGGAGTGTGTTTCGTCATTCTCTTTGATATGATTTTTGGATTTCTGCGTCGAAAACTTCTTGCGCTTGGCTCGGCAAAAATAGATGCTCGGATGAGCACTTATATTTTCGACAAAATGGTCAATCTTCCCATCGACTATTTTGAAAGAAATCCGACAGGTGTTATTTCTTATAAGCTTGGAGAAGTTTGGCGCATAAGAAATTTTCTTACGGGACAGTTATTTGGAACGATCCTTGATTCAACTGTTCTTTTTGTTCTTCTGCCTGTAATGTTTTACATTAGCTCACCGCTAACGTTTTTTGTTCTTGGACTCTCCATTCTTATGTCTGTTGTTGTTCTTGCCTACATTGCTCCTATGGCGCATGCCTACGGAAGAATTGTCCAGGCAGAGCAGCTCAAGGGCTCTCTGATGATCGAAACCATCCACGGGATGCGAACGGTCAAGTCCTTAGCTTTGGAGGGATTGAAGCGCCATGACTGGGATATTCGGGTAGCGGAGGCTGTTCGCGCCAATCTTGATTTTCAAAATCTGAGCAACCAACCGCAAACCATTCTCCAGCCTATTGAGAAATCTATTTACCTGGGGACGCTTACCTTGGGCGCCTATATGGCTTTGGGGACGGACGCAACGGTTCAGCCCGGTACCTTGGTGG is a window of Pararhodospirillum photometricum DSM 122 DNA encoding:
- a CDS encoding methyltransferase, with product MRLSDAFLTWRDRVLSSPGFQRWAASFPLTRPLARSQERRLFDLVAGFVHSQVLSACVQLDLFSRLTQPQTPDALAQALTLPPDALTRLLDAAIALGLLETRAEGRVGLGMLGAALLGNPGAVAMIEHHALLYRDLADPVALLRGPPPGGTALARYWAYGTQEAGEVAAYSTLMAASNSLVSADILDAWPLAGTRRLLDIGGGEGVFLEAALRRAPALEGMLFDLPAVAARAEET
- a CDS encoding tetratricopeptide repeat protein, with protein sequence MLDSLGPWLIVIGAVAGGGVGLVLSRRRPKPPSASKEPAHPVGPLRPVGPSAPVSLAPQAPPLPPSPPPHADASTWLTYAQGMAAGQEEMLAREALDRALDLCAQAMHEARTEGTIALLSQALGTAAGLSAPGSLARAHALLGRQMTVESDVEGAHGHFLTALDLYEGQGDRAGVAAVCDLLAVLHTRVGDPEGAETYWRYALSLMTALGDRPEEARLLGRLGGVALHRGEWHAAADLLREALVLQEGLGNPLAAAHLAQDLAGLEESRGDVAAALDFWRRMHRFLEEAGELQSPLGQACAAAFVRLEGLR
- a CDS encoding RNA pyrophosphohydrolase, which translates into the protein MEPQPTPDPAYRRGVGIMLINAQGQVFAAQRIDVKGEAWQMPQGGIDAGESPEQAALRELEEEIGTNKATIMGETRDWLTYDLPTPLQGGLWRGRYKGQTQKWYAMRFTGVDADICLETAHPEFRAWAWVPVASLVERIVPFKRALYEAVVAELGSYARPL
- a CDS encoding divergent polysaccharide deacetylase family protein; the encoded protein is MPWRTYARPFTGNASAPRIALIVTGLGMRTSATQAAIAQMPPDVTLAFSPYASNLPMWMGRARQMGHETLLEVPTEPVGFPTMDPGALGLITAVSELENRKRLESALASAGGYVGVLATHAGRYTDTPTALRPLLESLKARGLLYVHRGAPRAVNANADVAPPVNIATTVLDNPAFQRAIDERLAGLEDTARAQGFAIGTLSASPLALYRATRWLAGLDARGFALAPVSALVLTPDNGASR
- a CDS encoding aminotransferase class V-fold PLP-dependent enzyme, encoding MSAPPFAWLLTPGPLSTTDTVKQAMLHDWGSWDGDFRALTAEIRARLHRIAGAGEAHTVVPVQGSGTTAVEAALLTLVGRTGRILILVNGAYGRRMVDICTRAGLPHAVLAVDETQPVTPEAVARAVATEGPFTHAAVVQVETSTGLLNPVEDVAAVLAQAGVRLIIDAMSAFGVLPLDPARVPFDALVFSTNKCLEGVPAVEAKCFGDAPSDLDAQNRTFVSRDLRIE
- the phnX gene encoding phosphonoacetaldehyde hydrolase, yielding MTALPPSLIRLVVFDWAGTIIDHGSRAPAAIFQQVFAEAGVPLSEAEARAPMGLPKLDHIKAIGALLETRWPAVHGRAFDDHDAQRLYEQFLPLQTRVVADYAEVIAGVAPVIAALRHQGIAIGTTTGYTRAVLEPCLASAARQGVVPDAMACAGDLPTGRPGPALMLWLMSSLGDVPPAAVVKVGDTAVDMLEGRNAGTWTVGVSETGNEIGLDAAALAALPAAERAQRRARAEATLRTAGAHFVIPSAADLLPVITSIEARLAAGERPS
- a CDS encoding ATP-binding cassette domain-containing protein yields the protein MPINTAQLRAFHMVATEGSFTKAAKALNVTQPTVSGQVSALEERAGVRLFERKGRGVRLTGLGEQLVLVTTRLFALQDEAEALLSQGMALDGGRLGVGADSPFVVMPLLSRLRRRHPGITFDLTLGNSAEVLQNLYDYRTDVGLLADLQGDPRLVAHPLHSPRVMALVPRDHWITGQVLKEKIIFRDVGIAALIISFFALVPPLVFMTIVDRILVHQRLSTLHILTTGVCFVILFDMIFGFLRRKLLALGSAKIDARMSTYIFDKMVNLPIDYFERNPTGVISYKLGEVWRIRNFLTGQLFGTILDSTVLFVLLPVMFYISSPLTFFVLGLSILMSVVVLAYIAPMAHAYGRIVQAEQLKGSLMIETIHGMRTVKSLALEGLKRHDWDIRVAEAVRANLDFQNLSNQPQTILQPIEKSIYLGTLTLGAYMALGTDATVQPGTLVAFSMLASRVASPFMQIASLLQQFQEVRGALAQVSSVINHPPEVSGSHKGVRPVIRGEISFSEVRFRYPGSQNPALDKVSFNITPGQVIGVMGRSGSGKTTITRLLQGLHRNYDGLIKIDGVDLREIDLYHLRSNFGVVLQDNFLFQGTIRENIVAARRSASLEEVIRAARLAGAEEFIERLPRGYETEIEEGSSNLSGGQRQRLAIARALLVDPPVLILDEATSALDPDSEAIINNNLNRIGQGRTMVIISHRLASLVSCDQIMVLERGCLYDMGTHEELLDRCDVYRHLWFQQNRHLAPGSSHERATLVPTAIP